From the Cyanobacteriota bacterium genome, the window ACCGCACAGGCTGCTGGTTATTGCCATGAATAAAAACTTCGCCTTGACGCTGGATAAATCCTTGCTCACCTGCAAACCGCTCGTTTAGACGGCGTAGGTCGATCGGGCTAGGCATAAATTCGTCGGGATCAGGGTCAAACAGAAATCCATCCTTAATAGTTGCTTGATAACGCTGATCAGGCTTGAGCTTACCTTGGGGTTTCAATGGGGTTGTTGTCAGCACAAAACAATCAAAAGCAGCAGCTCCCTCTTGCTTGGTTAACTCCACTCGCAGTTGATGGCGACCCGCTGTTAGCTTAACCTTCCCTAGCCCTACCCAGTTAGCTACTACAAACTGTCGTAGAGGGGAACTATCCATTAAGTATACAGTATCACCAGTAGCTTGCCATGGCTGGTCATCCCAGCGCCAGCGAAACGGGCCATGGTGCCAAAATTTGCGGGTGTAGAAATGGTAGTCCCCTGTGGTAGGAATAGTCACCTCGTACTCTAAGAAGGGCAGTGTAGAGTATTGTCCATTAATGCCAACCCAGGCACCTGCTGACAGTACTGCTGCTTCAGTCTTAGTCTGGGGAGCGAAGGGATTACTAGAGGGAAAGCTAGTCTTGCTGGGGGTCTCTGCCTCCCACCAGACGAATGGTGCAGCCTGTTGTCGAGCCTGAATGGTAAGGGTAATGTTAGCGCTGCCAGTTTCCCAGTCAGTTACCACTGGTGCAGACTTGCTGCCATGGCAAGCTACAACTAGCGCTAACGCTATCAAGAAAAGCATCAGTAGGTGACGCATGGGGCTGCCAACATAGGAGTTTTTAGTTAGCATGAATGCTTCTTGGTAAAAAACTGTCAGTGCAGTGGTCAGGAATCGCGAACTGTCATTTGTTCGACATCTGGCAGTGACAATCCAAGGGTATCTGCGATTTGTTGTGGTGCCATACCCATGGCCCGTAGCTGTGCGATCGCTGCTCGTTGTACCTGTTCAGCCCGGTCTGCCCGTTGCCGTTCTTGCTCAGCCCGCTGTCGTTCTTGCTCAGCCCGCTGCCGTTCTTGCTCAGCCCGCTGCCGTTCTTGCTCAGCCCGCTGCCGTTCTTGCGCTGCTATTTCATCTCCAGTCAAAAAGATGGCTCTCTCGCGATCGGGTGTAGACTCGCCCTGGGATCCATACCAGCGCAACCACGTATCATGCCGTTCCTCAAACTCTCCCTGCCATAGCGTTAGCCCCAAACCTACTTGGTCTAACCAGTGGTTCTCCAATTCTACGTAGCGTCGTCCCCGTAGTTCATAGATGTAGAGGGTTTGCTCTCCTAACTGCTGGTTGGGGTCATACACTACGTAATAGCTTACCCGCATGTGCTCATAAATCTGGTACTTATCTCCCAGTTCATCGCCGACCTGGTTAGAGACAATTTCAATGGCAATTTCTGGTGGTTTGCCAAAGTTCCAAACGAGATAGCAGCGATGTTGTTTTTCCCACCAGTTATCGGGAACTTGCACATCAAAACTAACAAACACATCGGGCACGATCGCAGGCTGACCCGCAGTGTGATAGATGCCTACATTGGCCGCCGCTAGAAAAACCTGCTCCTTTAAGGAACTGTAGAGGGAACTCACTAAGAGGCGCTGTTGTTTTTCAGACGCGAAGTTATCCACGGGGGTATCGTCCTCGGTGACCCAATCAGTAACATCGGGGATAGCAATGTCGTCAGAGATTAGCACTTGTTCACCCATTGCCCCATCCATGCTCTATGCCAACATCCCCTTAAGTGTAGCGGTTTTGTCTAGGAAGCAGCAGCTATGACAAGAAAAATAACGTTAGGCTAACGATGACCTGCCATGGAGGCGAGGACTGCTGGGAATGGACTATGAACTCTGTGGATGGACTAGGGTTAGGGCGATTGTCTAGTGTTGATCATCAACAACTATGGCTGATTGAATGGCACGTTTTAGTATGGAGATTGTAGAGTTAGCAATCCAAAAGGGCTTGATGAATGGGTAACGTCACAGCTATGATCCATTGCCCTACTTGCGCCACGATGAACTTGGAAACCAGTCGGTTTTGTCAGCATTGTGGTGCTGTGATACCCAAGCGATATTTATGGGCAATTGGGGAGTTAGCAGACCAGCTACAACCAGGTCACGTTGTTGACGATCGCTATGTTGTCAATGCCTCCTGTGTGTTGTTGGATACTCGTCCTGGTTTAGCCCCCCTAATCCCCAACACAGTGTCACCAATTGCAGCCGCCTATATGCGGCTCTTACCCTATCGGCTCCATGTCCCTCAACCCTATGGATGTGTTACAGCCTCTTTAGACTCTGGAGAAGCCCTGCTTTTGTTGGAACAGGGGGCGATCGCGACGGTTGGTGATCAAGCTGGGACGTTGCTGCCAGAACTGACCCACGTATGGAGCCACGCCCATAGTGTTCGTCAGTTAAGTTGGTTGCGCCAGATTGCCTGCCTGTGGAACCCGTGCCAAGCTGAGCAAATGTCCTATAGTTTGATTACCCCAGTGGTCATTCGAGCAGATGGCGGTTGGGTGCGATTGCTGGAACTTGTGCCTGATGTGGGGGGCATCCCAGCGACCCTAAGCCAGTTAGGGCAATGCTGGTTAGAGTGGGCAACCTTTGCTCAGCCAGATATCCAAAAATTTTTGCTGCAACTGTGCCATTGGCTGATAGAAGGCAAAATTACCACCGCAGACCACCTAGTTACAGTTTTGGACTGGGGCTTACAAGAATTGATGCGATCGCAATCTCGCTATATCCAAATTTGCACACTCAGCGACCAAGGACCAACACGCCAACGGAATGAAGATGCTTGCTATCCCCCTAGTGGCTCTGTTACCAACTGTCAGGAATTAT encodes:
- a CDS encoding Uma2 family endonuclease, whose translation is MGEQVLISDDIAIPDVTDWVTEDDTPVDNFASEKQQRLLVSSLYSSLKEQVFLAAANVGIYHTAGQPAIVPDVFVSFDVQVPDNWWEKQHRCYLVWNFGKPPEIAIEIVSNQVGDELGDKYQIYEHMRVSYYVVYDPNQQLGEQTLYIYELRGRRYVELENHWLDQVGLGLTLWQGEFEERHDTWLRWYGSQGESTPDRERAIFLTGDEIAAQERQRAEQERQRAEQERQRAEQERQRAEQERQRADRAEQVQRAAIAQLRAMGMAPQQIADTLGLSLPDVEQMTVRDS